One genomic window of Maribacter aquivivus includes the following:
- a CDS encoding peptidylprolyl isomerase, translating to MNLKFSKTKNSIYIGAVLLFSGIATAQDSIPSVSANEAEPIEDVAEVAPVKKDSSINFKRIKLDGIAAVVGDYVILDSDIEKTLIDLKSQGASTEDITHCGLLGKLMEDRLYANQAVQDSILVSDDEVNATGDRQLQSLVQQIGSMDKVLKYYKKTDETSFREELYKINKLRMLSERMQQDIIKEIEITPEEVRQFFNRIPEDERPVFGAELEIAQITKEPKPSEEEKQKVIDKLNQIKADVDDNDSSFSVKAILYSQDPGSKSKGGFYSITKDTGFDKKFKDVAFSLREGEVSEPFESAFGYHIIYIEKIRGQELDLRHILIIPEISQNVLDEAKAELDSIRKKIISEEFTFAEAALNFSDEKETKFDGGLLRNPINFDSKFELTKMDPTLYNQVQNLKDNEITYPVLEEDPRGGAPKYKILKITNRYDEHVADFSKDYTKIQELALTEKKYNAIKKWMDKHIEDTYISVNDENKDCEFANNWVKE from the coding sequence ATGAATTTGAAGTTTTCGAAAACAAAAAATAGTATTTACATAGGTGCAGTTTTACTGTTCTCAGGTATTGCAACAGCGCAAGATTCTATACCAAGTGTTTCGGCTAATGAAGCTGAACCAATTGAAGATGTAGCAGAAGTAGCTCCAGTGAAGAAAGACTCATCAATTAATTTTAAAAGAATTAAACTAGATGGTATCGCCGCAGTTGTTGGTGATTATGTAATCTTAGATTCTGATATTGAAAAAACACTTATCGACCTTAAAAGTCAAGGTGCATCTACAGAAGATATTACACATTGCGGACTTTTAGGTAAATTGATGGAAGATCGTTTGTATGCTAACCAAGCAGTTCAAGATAGTATCTTGGTTTCAGATGATGAGGTAAATGCTACTGGTGATCGTCAATTACAGTCTTTAGTACAACAAATTGGTTCAATGGACAAGGTGTTGAAGTACTATAAGAAAACTGACGAAACTAGTTTTAGAGAAGAACTTTATAAGATTAATAAGCTACGTATGCTGTCTGAGCGTATGCAACAAGATATTATTAAAGAGATTGAAATTACACCTGAAGAGGTTCGTCAGTTCTTTAATAGGATTCCTGAAGATGAACGCCCGGTATTTGGTGCTGAATTAGAAATTGCACAAATTACTAAAGAACCAAAACCATCTGAAGAAGAAAAGCAAAAGGTAATAGATAAGTTAAATCAGATTAAAGCAGATGTTGATGATAACGACTCTAGCTTTAGTGTAAAAGCTATTTTATATTCTCAAGATCCTGGTTCAAAGTCAAAAGGTGGTTTTTATAGTATTACGAAAGACACCGGTTTTGATAAGAAATTTAAAGATGTTGCTTTTAGTTTAAGAGAAGGTGAAGTTTCTGAGCCATTTGAAAGTGCTTTTGGTTACCATATTATTTATATCGAAAAGATTAGAGGGCAGGAGTTAGATTTAAGACACATTTTGATTATACCAGAAATATCACAAAATGTATTGGATGAAGCAAAAGCGGAATTAGATAGTATTCGTAAGAAAATTATAAGTGAAGAATTTACTTTTGCAGAGGCTGCTTTAAATTTCTCTGATGAGAAAGAAACGAAGTTTGATGGTGGATTGCTACGTAATCCAATAAACTTTGATTCTAAGTTTGAGTTGACTAAAATGGATCCTACATTATACAACCAAGTTCAGAACTTGAAGGATAATGAAATTACATATCCGGTACTAGAGGAAGATCCAAGAGGTGGTGCACCAAAATATAAAATTTTGAAAATTACCAACAGGTATGATGAGCATGTTGCTGATTTCTCTAAAGATTATACAAAAATTCAAGAATTAGCGCTTACTGAAAAGAAATACAACGCCATTAAAAAATGGATGGATAAGCATATTGAAGATACCTATATTAGTGTGAACGATGAGAACAAAGATTGTGAGTTCGCTAATAACTGGGTAAAAGAATAA
- a CDS encoding AAA family ATPase → MSDVAAIERLVVKHAELKKEIAKVIVGQDEVIEQILLSIYTGGHSLLIGVPGLAKTLMVNTIAQAIGLDFKRIQFTPDLMPSDILGSEVLDQNRNFKFIKGPIFSNIVLADEINRTPPKTQAALLEAMQERAVTIAGHQHKLDLPYFVLATQNPIEQEGTYPLPEAQLDRFMFAIELKYPSIAEEIQVVKNTTADRKQVINPLFNSQDIIAIQDLVRRIPVADNVVEYAVKLVNSTRPNLDSASDYVKQYLDWGAGPRASQNLILGAKANAAIHGKFSPDIEDVHAVVKGILRHRIIKNYKAEAEGISEEDIINNLL, encoded by the coding sequence ATGTCAGACGTTGCAGCAATAGAACGCCTAGTAGTAAAACATGCTGAGCTTAAAAAGGAAATAGCCAAGGTCATTGTAGGTCAAGATGAGGTTATTGAACAGATACTGCTTTCCATTTACACAGGTGGTCACTCATTGTTAATCGGCGTGCCAGGCTTGGCAAAAACTTTAATGGTGAATACCATTGCCCAAGCCATAGGTCTTGACTTTAAAAGAATACAATTTACACCAGATTTAATGCCAAGTGATATTCTTGGTAGCGAAGTATTAGACCAGAATAGAAACTTTAAGTTCATAAAGGGTCCGATATTTTCAAATATTGTTTTGGCAGATGAAATCAATCGAACTCCGCCAAAAACGCAAGCAGCTCTTTTAGAAGCTATGCAAGAGCGCGCGGTAACCATTGCCGGTCATCAGCATAAATTAGATTTGCCGTACTTTGTATTGGCAACGCAAAACCCAATTGAGCAGGAGGGAACCTACCCTTTGCCTGAAGCTCAGTTAGACCGTTTTATGTTTGCCATAGAATTAAAATACCCATCTATAGCCGAAGAAATTCAAGTGGTTAAAAATACTACTGCAGATAGAAAGCAAGTGATTAACCCGCTATTCAATTCTCAAGATATTATTGCTATACAAGATTTGGTACGTAGAATACCAGTTGCAGATAATGTTGTAGAGTACGCAGTAAAATTGGTAAATAGTACAAGACCTAACTTAGACTCAGCTTCAGATTACGTAAAACAGTATTTAGACTGGGGAGCAGGACCAAGAGCTTCTCAGAACCTTATTTTGGGGGCAAAGGCAAATGCCGCTATTCATGGTAAGTTCTCTCCAGACATTGAAGATGTGCATGCCGTTGTTAAAGGTATACTACGTCATCGTATCATTAAAAACTACAAAGCGGAGGCTGAAGGTATCAGTGAAGAAGATATTATCAATAATCTACTTTAA
- a CDS encoding bifunctional aconitate hydratase 2/2-methylisocitrate dehydratase, translated as MSIYKDYLKEIEERKSQGLHPKPIDGAELLSQIIEQIKDVDNEYREDSLNFFIYNVLPGTTSAAGVKAKFLKEIVLGESVVKEITPAFALEQLSHMKGGPSIKVLLDIALGSDEALAKQAAEVLKTQVFLYEADTSRLEEALKNGSAIAKDIIESYAKAEFFTKLPEIEEEIEVVTYIAGVGDISTDLLSPGGDAHSRSDRELHGQCMFEHNKDMQKELLALKKQHPDKRVMLIAEKGTMGVGSSRMSGVNNVALWTGVPFSKYVPFINFAPVIAGTNGIAPIFLTTVGVTGGIGLDLKNWVKQKDAEGNTIVDADGEPILKQMYSVATGTVLTINTKEKKLYHGKVELKDVSAAFTPQKMEFMKAGGSYAVVFGKKLQTFASKVLGVDVVPVYAPSKEITIEGQGLTAVEKIFNRNAVGTSGATLHAGSYVRAEVNIVGSQDTTGLMTSQELEMMAATVISPIVDGAYQSGCHTASVWDDKSKANIPRLMSFMNDFGLITGRDPKGKYFPMTDVIHKVLNDITVGDWDIIIGGDSHTRMSKGVAFGADSGTVALALATGEASMPIPESVKVTFKGQMKSYMDFRDVVHATQSQMLKQFGGENVFQGRVIEVHIGTLTADEAFTFTDWTAEMKAKASICISEDDTLVESLEIAKGRIQIMIEKGMDNAKGVLQGLVDKAETRITELKTGIRPSLRPDANAKYHAEVVIDLDEIAEPMIADPDVNNDDVSKRYTHDNIRPLSYYGGTKKVDLGFVGSCMVHKGDMKILAQMLKNVEAQYGKVEFKAPLVVAPPTYNIVDELKAEGDWDVLVKYSGFEFDDNAPKGVARTGYENMLYLERPGCNLCMGNQEKAEPGDTVMATSTRLFQGRVVKDSGEKKGESLLSSTPVVVLSTILGRTPTMAEYEAAVDGIVLTKFKPSTKQLVR; from the coding sequence ATGAGCATTTATAAAGATTACCTTAAGGAGATTGAAGAGCGTAAAAGTCAAGGTCTTCATCCAAAGCCAATTGATGGTGCTGAATTACTTAGCCAAATCATTGAGCAAATTAAAGATGTGGATAATGAGTATAGAGAAGATTCTCTTAACTTTTTTATCTATAACGTTTTGCCTGGTACCACTAGTGCTGCCGGAGTTAAAGCTAAATTTTTAAAAGAAATAGTTCTTGGAGAATCAGTAGTAAAAGAGATTACTCCTGCTTTTGCTCTTGAACAATTATCTCACATGAAGGGTGGACCTTCAATAAAGGTATTGTTAGATATCGCATTAGGGTCTGATGAAGCATTGGCAAAACAGGCAGCTGAGGTCTTAAAAACTCAGGTTTTCCTTTATGAAGCAGATACTTCTCGTTTAGAAGAAGCTTTAAAAAATGGTAGTGCAATTGCGAAAGATATTATAGAAAGCTATGCCAAGGCAGAGTTTTTTACAAAGCTTCCTGAAATTGAAGAAGAAATAGAAGTAGTTACCTATATAGCTGGTGTTGGTGATATTTCAACAGATTTATTATCTCCAGGGGGTGATGCACACTCAAGATCAGATCGAGAGTTGCACGGTCAATGTATGTTTGAGCATAACAAAGACATGCAAAAGGAATTATTGGCTTTAAAAAAGCAACATCCAGATAAGCGTGTTATGCTTATTGCGGAAAAAGGAACAATGGGTGTTGGTTCTTCTAGAATGTCTGGTGTAAACAACGTAGCATTATGGACAGGGGTGCCTTTTAGCAAATATGTACCATTTATCAATTTTGCTCCGGTTATTGCAGGTACTAATGGTATTGCTCCAATTTTCTTGACGACTGTTGGTGTAACTGGTGGTATAGGCTTAGATCTTAAAAACTGGGTAAAGCAAAAAGATGCTGAAGGCAATACTATTGTTGATGCAGATGGTGAACCAATTTTAAAGCAGATGTATTCTGTAGCAACAGGTACAGTGCTAACCATTAATACTAAAGAGAAAAAACTTTATCACGGTAAAGTAGAATTGAAAGATGTCTCTGCCGCATTTACTCCGCAAAAGATGGAGTTCATGAAAGCAGGTGGGTCTTACGCCGTTGTTTTCGGTAAAAAATTACAAACATTTGCTTCTAAAGTACTAGGTGTAGATGTTGTACCTGTATATGCACCATCAAAAGAAATAACTATTGAAGGTCAAGGTTTAACAGCGGTAGAAAAAATATTTAATAGAAATGCAGTAGGAACATCAGGTGCAACGTTGCACGCTGGTTCTTATGTACGTGCAGAAGTAAATATTGTAGGTTCTCAAGATACTACAGGTTTAATGACTTCTCAGGAATTAGAGATGATGGCCGCAACGGTTATATCTCCAATTGTTGATGGAGCGTACCAATCTGGTTGTCATACGGCATCGGTTTGGGATGATAAGTCTAAGGCTAACATTCCAAGATTAATGAGCTTTATGAACGATTTTGGTTTAATTACCGGTCGTGATCCAAAAGGGAAATATTTTCCAATGACAGATGTTATTCATAAAGTATTGAATGATATTACCGTTGGTGATTGGGATATCATTATTGGTGGAGATTCGCATACACGTATGTCTAAAGGTGTTGCTTTTGGTGCAGATTCTGGTACAGTAGCTTTGGCGTTGGCTACAGGTGAGGCAAGTATGCCAATTCCTGAGTCGGTTAAAGTAACCTTTAAAGGACAAATGAAATCGTATATGGATTTCCGTGATGTAGTTCACGCTACGCAGTCTCAAATGCTAAAGCAGTTTGGTGGCGAAAACGTATTCCAAGGTCGTGTTATTGAAGTTCATATCGGGACTTTAACTGCAGATGAAGCTTTTACATTTACTGATTGGACGGCGGAGATGAAAGCTAAAGCATCTATTTGTATTTCTGAGGATGATACCTTAGTTGAATCTTTAGAGATTGCTAAAGGGCGTATCCAAATCATGATTGAGAAAGGAATGGATAATGCAAAGGGCGTACTTCAAGGTTTGGTTGATAAAGCTGAAACTAGAATTACAGAACTTAAAACAGGGATTAGACCTTCTTTAAGACCAGATGCTAATGCTAAGTATCATGCAGAAGTTGTTATTGATTTAGATGAAATTGCTGAACCAATGATTGCTGATCCAGATGTAAATAATGACGATGTATCAAAACGTTATACACATGATAACATTAGACCATTATCTTACTATGGCGGTACTAAAAAAGTAGATTTAGGGTTTGTAGGTTCTTGTATGGTTCATAAGGGTGATATGAAAATATTAGCTCAAATGTTGAAAAATGTAGAGGCTCAATATGGTAAAGTGGAATTTAAAGCACCTTTAGTTGTTGCACCACCAACATATAATATTGTTGATGAATTAAAAGCAGAAGGAGATTGGGATGTTCTAGTAAAATATTCAGGTTTTGAATTTGATGATAATGCACCAAAAGGTGTAGCACGTACAGGATATGAAAATATGCTATACCTAGAACGCCCAGGTTGTAACTTATGTATGGGTAACCAAGAGAAAGCGGAACCAGGTGATACGGTAATGGCAACATCTACCCGTTTGTTTCAAGGTAGAGTTGTAAAAGATTCTGGTGAGAAAAAAGGAGAGTCTTTATTATCTTCTACTCCGGTAGTAGTTTTATCTACAATTTTAGGTAGAACACCTACTATGGCAGAATATGAAGCTGCTGTTGATGGTATTGTATTAACGAAGTTTAAGCCTTCTACCAAGCAATTGGTTAGATAG
- a CDS encoding pyridoxal phosphate-dependent decarboxylase family protein, producing the protein MKSPFHLSKEEMQSYGYKIVDLIVEHYTEIESKNPVSIASRKEMDSIFLQEAPDKGMPADKVLDFVMDNVIPNANISGHPKSFSFVPGPSNFISAISDSLATGFNIFSGGWIVAPAAAELEIVTLNWLLKMFDFPIKKGGGIFTSGGSMANLTALVTARRVKCGNDFSNAIIYLSDQAHSSNIKAIRVLGFKKEQIKIIPTDLEFKISINKLKNEIAKDKIEGRKPFCIIASAGTTNTGTVDPLDTLADICEKENLWFHIDGAYGAAAILSDKGSKALRGIERADSLTVDPHKWFFQPYEIGCLLVKDASWLSNTFSEKPEYLRDIEGNESEINFYDYGIQLTRRFRALKFYMSIKTYGLDAFKQAITYNIDLADKTEDLLRESGNWEIVSLATLAIINFRYNPLESKLSEKKLDKLNQEISARVVASKEALLVTTILQNQVVIRMCLINPDTTLNHIKDTLNQCETFAEQILLDWKNAV; encoded by the coding sequence ATGAAATCACCTTTTCACTTATCAAAAGAAGAAATGCAATCTTATGGTTATAAAATTGTAGACTTAATTGTTGAGCATTATACAGAAATTGAGAGTAAAAATCCCGTAAGTATTGCTTCAAGAAAAGAAATGGATTCTATTTTTTTACAAGAAGCCCCAGATAAAGGTATGCCTGCAGATAAAGTTTTAGACTTTGTCATGGACAATGTAATACCCAACGCTAATATTTCTGGTCATCCAAAATCATTTTCTTTTGTACCCGGACCCAGTAATTTTATCAGTGCAATTTCCGATTCTTTAGCAACAGGTTTTAATATTTTTTCTGGCGGATGGATTGTTGCTCCTGCAGCAGCAGAATTAGAAATCGTTACTTTAAATTGGTTGTTGAAAATGTTCGATTTTCCGATAAAAAAAGGTGGTGGAATTTTCACAAGTGGAGGTTCTATGGCAAACTTAACTGCTTTAGTAACCGCAAGAAGAGTAAAATGTGGAAACGATTTTTCTAATGCCATTATTTATTTATCAGACCAAGCACATTCTTCTAACATTAAAGCAATTAGGGTCTTAGGTTTTAAAAAAGAACAGATTAAAATAATACCTACAGATTTAGAGTTTAAAATAAGCATCAATAAACTTAAAAATGAAATCGCAAAAGATAAAATAGAAGGCAGAAAACCTTTTTGTATTATAGCTTCTGCCGGAACCACAAATACGGGAACGGTAGACCCTTTAGACACGTTAGCAGATATTTGTGAAAAAGAAAATCTTTGGTTTCATATTGATGGAGCATATGGCGCAGCAGCTATTTTATCAGATAAAGGAAGTAAGGCTCTAAGAGGTATTGAACGTGCAGATTCTTTAACTGTAGACCCTCATAAATGGTTTTTTCAACCTTATGAAATTGGGTGTCTTTTGGTAAAAGATGCATCATGGCTAAGCAATACTTTTAGCGAAAAACCAGAATATTTAAGAGATATAGAAGGTAACGAATCAGAAATTAATTTTTATGATTACGGTATTCAACTAACAAGAAGATTTAGAGCTTTAAAGTTTTACATGTCTATAAAAACATATGGCTTAGATGCTTTTAAACAAGCAATTACTTATAATATTGACCTAGCCGATAAAACGGAGGATTTATTAAGAGAAAGCGGAAATTGGGAAATTGTTTCGTTAGCAACTTTGGCTATAATAAATTTTAGATACAACCCCTTAGAATCAAAATTATCTGAAAAAAAACTGGATAAATTAAATCAAGAAATTTCAGCGAGAGTTGTGGCATCAAAAGAAGCACTTTTAGTAACTACTATTTTACAAAATCAAGTAGTAATAAGAATGTGCTTAATTAACCCAGATACTACATTAAATCATATAAAAGACACTTTAAATCAATGCGAAACATTTGCTGAACAAATTCTTTTAGATTGGAAAAATGCGGTTTAA
- a CDS encoding aconitate hydratase: MAFDIDMIKKVYASMSESVGKAREIVGKPLTLSEKILYSHLWDGTPNKPFTRGKDYVDFAPDRIACQDATAQMALLQFMQAGKPKVAVPTTVHCDHLIQAKNGATADLKSANTTSAEVFDFLESVSNKYGIGFWKPGAGIIHQVVLENYAFPGGMMIGTDSHTVNAGGLGMVAIGVGGADAVDVMAGMAWELKFPKLIGVKLTGTISGWTAPKDVILKVAEILTVKGGTGAIVEYFGSGAKSLSCTGKGTICNMGAEIGATTSTFGYDESMERYLRATDRADIADAANEVKEHLTADDEVYANPEQYFDEVIEINLSELTPLLNGPFTPDLSTKVGKDMTEKATAHEWPLAVEWGLIGSCTNSSYEDLSRASSIAQQAIDKGIKMNSELGINPGSEQVRYTAARDGILGIFEKLDAKIFTNACGPCIGQWARYSDPKNAPKNSIVHSFNRNFAKRADGNPNTHAFVASPEITAAIAIAGRLDFNPMTDKLINEKGEEVMFDEPTGWELPPKGFAVEDAGFLAPDEDGSGVEVKVASDSERLQLLEPFTPIKDESLMGAKLLIKAFGKCTTDHISMAGPWLRFRGHLDNISNNCLIGAVNAFGHKTNLVKNQLNGEFGGVPDTARAYKAAGVKSIVVGDHNYGEGSSREHAAMEPRHLGVAAVIVKSFARIHETNLKKQGMLGLTFANESDYDLIQEDDTFNFIDIADFAPDKQLTVEIVHADGSKDVIKVNHTYNAAQIGWYREGSALNVIKRENAS; this comes from the coding sequence ATGGCTTTTGACATAGATATGATTAAAAAAGTTTACGCTTCCATGTCGGAAAGTGTAGGCAAGGCGAGAGAGATTGTAGGTAAGCCTCTAACTCTTTCAGAAAAGATTTTATATTCTCACTTATGGGATGGCACTCCTAATAAACCATTTACAAGAGGTAAAGATTATGTTGATTTTGCTCCGGATCGTATTGCTTGTCAAGATGCTACGGCTCAAATGGCTCTATTGCAGTTTATGCAAGCAGGTAAGCCTAAGGTTGCTGTACCAACTACAGTACACTGTGATCACTTAATTCAGGCTAAAAATGGTGCTACTGCAGATTTAAAATCGGCAAACACTACAAGTGCAGAAGTTTTTGATTTCTTAGAATCTGTTTCTAATAAGTACGGAATTGGTTTCTGGAAACCAGGTGCTGGTATTATTCACCAAGTAGTATTGGAGAATTATGCATTCCCAGGTGGAATGATGATCGGTACCGATTCTCATACTGTTAATGCAGGTGGATTAGGTATGGTTGCCATTGGTGTTGGTGGTGCAGATGCTGTTGATGTTATGGCAGGTATGGCATGGGAGCTTAAATTTCCAAAATTAATAGGTGTAAAGTTAACTGGAACTATTTCTGGATGGACAGCACCAAAAGATGTTATATTAAAAGTTGCCGAAATTCTTACCGTTAAAGGTGGAACGGGAGCTATCGTTGAATACTTTGGTTCAGGTGCAAAATCTTTATCATGTACAGGTAAGGGTACAATTTGTAACATGGGTGCCGAAATAGGAGCAACAACTTCTACTTTTGGTTATGACGAGTCTATGGAGCGTTATTTGAGAGCTACCGATAGAGCTGATATTGCTGATGCGGCAAATGAGGTTAAAGAGCATTTAACTGCAGATGATGAAGTATATGCAAACCCTGAACAATATTTTGATGAGGTTATTGAAATTAACTTGTCTGAATTAACACCATTATTGAATGGTCCTTTTACTCCAGATTTATCTACGAAAGTTGGTAAAGACATGACAGAAAAGGCTACTGCACACGAATGGCCGTTAGCTGTTGAGTGGGGATTAATTGGTTCTTGTACCAACTCTTCTTATGAAGATTTATCTAGAGCTTCTTCAATTGCACAACAAGCTATTGATAAAGGAATTAAAATGAATTCTGAATTAGGAATTAATCCTGGTTCTGAACAAGTACGTTATACAGCAGCCCGTGATGGTATTCTTGGAATATTTGAGAAATTAGATGCTAAGATATTTACTAACGCGTGTGGACCATGTATTGGACAGTGGGCACGTTACAGCGATCCTAAAAATGCGCCAAAGAATAGTATTGTTCACTCTTTCAACAGAAACTTTGCAAAACGTGCAGATGGTAATCCTAATACGCACGCATTTGTAGCTTCGCCAGAAATTACAGCGGCAATTGCAATTGCAGGTAGATTGGATTTTAACCCGATGACGGATAAATTAATCAATGAAAAAGGAGAAGAAGTAATGTTCGATGAGCCTACAGGGTGGGAATTACCTCCTAAAGGTTTTGCAGTGGAAGATGCAGGTTTTCTTGCACCTGATGAAGATGGATCTGGTGTGGAAGTTAAAGTTGCTTCAGATTCTGAACGTTTACAATTGTTAGAACCATTTACACCTATAAAAGACGAGAGTTTAATGGGTGCCAAATTGTTGATTAAGGCATTTGGTAAGTGTACAACGGATCACATTTCTATGGCAGGACCATGGTTACGTTTCCGTGGTCATTTAGATAATATTTCTAATAACTGTTTAATTGGTGCTGTAAACGCATTTGGTCATAAGACTAACTTGGTTAAGAATCAATTGAACGGAGAGTTTGGTGGTGTTCCAGATACTGCACGTGCTTATAAAGCTGCAGGTGTAAAAAGCATTGTTGTTGGTGATCATAACTATGGTGAAGGATCTTCAAGAGAACATGCTGCAATGGAGCCACGTCATTTAGGTGTTGCTGCAGTAATTGTAAAATCATTTGCACGTATACACGAAACAAACCTTAAAAAACAAGGTATGTTAGGGTTGACTTTTGCGAATGAAAGCGATTATGACCTTATTCAAGAAGATGATACCTTTAATTTTATAGATATAGCAGATTTTGCGCCAGATAAGCAGTTAACGGTTGAGATTGTTCATGCAGATGGTAGTAAAGATGTAATCAAAGTAAACCATACTTATAATGCTGCACAAATTGGGTGGTATAGAGAAGGTTCAGCTTTAAACGTTATTAAGAGGGAAAACGCCTCATAA
- a CDS encoding TlpA family protein disulfide reductase, producing MTRQTVFTLLIIAFVISFFVTPLGDYSKIFLNRVFATSPTIIQPEKRGKITDYDWKLKDQNWKFFNFEEAKGKVAFITFWTSWHMPSQAQLKDVQYLYDTYGDKMKFYVITNEERAPVELFMEEQGYTFPVTYQIIGEPSPISLLKPPGSYLIDKSGSIVIHQNAIADWDNEKVDKLLNQLIAEKPSL from the coding sequence ATGACCAGACAAACGGTTTTTACCTTATTGATCATTGCTTTTGTAATTTCTTTTTTCGTCACCCCATTAGGTGATTATAGCAAGATTTTTCTTAACAGGGTTTTTGCCACTTCCCCAACAATTATTCAACCTGAAAAACGAGGTAAGATAACTGACTATGATTGGAAATTAAAAGATCAGAATTGGAAGTTTTTTAACTTTGAGGAAGCAAAAGGTAAGGTTGCATTCATTACTTTTTGGACTTCTTGGCATATGCCTTCTCAGGCGCAGTTAAAAGACGTGCAGTACCTTTACGACACTTACGGCGACAAGATGAAGTTCTATGTGATTACCAATGAAGAAAGAGCTCCTGTAGAGCTTTTTATGGAAGAGCAGGGCTATACTTTTCCAGTAACTTATCAAATAATTGGTGAGCCAAGTCCAATTTCATTATTAAAACCACCAGGGTCTTACTTAATAGATAAATCGGGTTCAATAGTAATACACCAAAATGCCATTGCTGATTGGGATAATGAAAAAGTTGATAAACTTCTTAATCAACTTATAGCTGAAAAGCCTAGTTTGTAG
- a CDS encoding sterol desaturase family protein: MNIVIGILIFLGTFLFMEFMAWFTHKYVMHGFLWSLHKDHHKKDHDSWFERNDLFFIFYAIVSMSLFYSGTTGFWYGYPLGFGILAYGIAYFLVHDIFIHQRFKLFRNANNWYSRGVRRAHKMHHKHLGKGEGECFGMLFVPFKYFKK, translated from the coding sequence ATGAATATAGTTATTGGAATATTGATTTTTCTAGGAACTTTTTTGTTCATGGAATTCATGGCTTGGTTTACTCATAAATATGTAATGCATGGTTTTTTATGGAGTCTTCATAAAGATCATCACAAGAAGGATCACGATTCTTGGTTTGAAAGAAATGATCTGTTCTTCATCTTTTATGCAATTGTCAGTATGTCTTTATTTTATTCAGGCACCACAGGTTTTTGGTATGGATACCCGTTAGGGTTTGGAATTTTAGCCTATGGAATAGCTTATTTCTTGGTGCATGATATCTTTATACACCAACGCTTTAAACTATTTAGAAACGCTAATAATTGGTACAGTAGAGGTGTTAGAAGAGCTCATAAGATGCACCACAAACATTTAGGCAAAGGTGAGGGCGAATGCTTTGGTATGTTGTTTGTACCCTTCAAGTATTTTAAGAAATAG
- a CDS encoding phytoene/squalene synthase family protein, with protein sequence MKDTFDQVSYQCSKIVTKRYSTSFALATKMLNSSIRGHIYNIYGFVRFADEIVDTFHDYDKEVLFDKFEEELEASLRDKISLNPILNSFQHTYHTYNIPKHLVDSFMKSMRMDLVKNIYRTDAEYKEYIYGSADVVGLMCLQVFVKGDIEEYNRLKESAMALGSAFQKVNFLRDVKADFEELNRSYFPNTNLKELDEASKKRIVEEIKADFKKGYEGIVNLPTDAKFGVYTAYKYYYKLLNKLQSTPSLEIKNARIRVPNYQKFGLLARSYVKFKMNLV encoded by the coding sequence ATGAAAGATACTTTTGATCAAGTTTCATACCAATGCAGTAAGATTGTTACAAAACGATACAGTACGTCTTTTGCATTAGCTACCAAGATGCTTAACTCATCTATACGTGGTCATATTTATAATATATATGGTTTTGTTCGCTTTGCAGATGAAATTGTTGACACCTTTCATGATTATGACAAAGAAGTTCTTTTCGATAAATTCGAAGAAGAACTTGAAGCTTCGTTACGAGATAAAATAAGTCTTAATCCTATTTTAAACTCTTTTCAGCATACGTATCATACCTACAATATACCTAAGCACTTGGTTGATTCATTTATGAAAAGTATGCGAATGGATTTGGTGAAGAATATTTACCGAACCGATGCTGAATATAAAGAATACATATATGGTTCTGCAGATGTTGTTGGCTTAATGTGTCTTCAGGTTTTTGTAAAGGGTGATATTGAAGAGTATAACCGATTAAAAGAATCAGCAATGGCATTAGGTTCTGCATTTCAAAAAGTAAATTTCTTGCGAGATGTAAAAGCTGATTTTGAGGAACTAAATAGATCATATTTCCCAAACACGAACTTGAAAGAGTTAGATGAAGCATCTAAAAAACGCATCGTTGAAGAAATAAAGGCAGATTTCAAAAAAGGATATGAAGGAATTGTAAATTTGCCTACAGATGCAAAATTTGGAGTATATACAGCGTATAAATATTATTATAAACTGTTGAATAAGTTACAAAGCACACCATCTTTAGAAATTAAAAACGCACGGATTAGAGTACCTAATTATCAAAAATTTGGTTTACTAGCGCGTTCTTACGTTAAATTTAAAATGAACTTAGTATAA